In one window of Pseudodesulfovibrio sediminis DNA:
- the gyrB gene encoding DNA topoisomerase (ATP-hydrolyzing) subunit B, translating to MSEQNYNAESITVLEGLEAVRKRPAMYIGSTDIRGLHHLVYEVIDNSIDEAMAGYCDKIKVTLHMDNSCTVTDNGRGIPVDIHPKEGVPAVQLAMTTLHAGGKFDNDSYKVSGGLHGVGVSCVNALSEFMETTVKRDGTTYRMKFERGAVVQSLEEVGPADSVGTTQRFRPDEEIFEVNQFDYDVLRKRFRELAYLNSGLEIEFKDERAHDSESEIFKFDGGIVQYVKDLNVNQSAIGEIVYGEGESENMVVEFALQYTSSYKENTYTFANNIRTIEGGTHLAGYKTALTRAINNYIQNADLPKKLVKRLTGDDVREGLTSVISVKLPDPQFEGQTKTKLGNSEATGLVSGVIYEKLNMFFEENPKEARFIIEKVVDASRAREAARKARDLVRRKGALSDNSLPGKLADCQSKNPEDSEIFIVEGDSAGGSAKQGRDPKHQAILPLRGKILNVEKTRMHKMLGNKEIRAMITALGIGIGLEEDEKDFDKLRYHKVVIMTDADVDGSHIRTLLLTFFFRQYEELINRGNLYIAQPPLYRAHKGKFEKFIKDDIELDNFLMEKVGTDVIIKSQSGETFAEGNLIELMDKVRFIRSKFNEAETVGIEPGLYQALLDYSERISFTHFEDNDPEEFKKIFGDMGYKVTIDVEHDHELDKDRTYVIFENENGHRMRLAMEFFYSKLYKQGYTTYRELMEACGGFDFALQLKEAEKPVSGLFTLYDGVMEEAQRGWQIQRYKGLGEMNPDQLWETTMDPTKRTMLQVNIEDAAAANDIFTDLMGDNVEPRREFIEKNALAVQELDI from the coding sequence ATGAGCGAACAAAATTACAACGCCGAGTCAATTACTGTACTCGAAGGGCTTGAGGCCGTCCGGAAACGTCCGGCCATGTATATCGGTTCTACCGACATACGCGGCCTGCATCATCTGGTTTATGAGGTTATCGACAACTCCATTGATGAAGCCATGGCCGGCTATTGTGACAAGATCAAGGTCACGCTGCACATGGATAACTCATGCACGGTCACGGATAATGGTCGTGGTATTCCGGTCGATATCCACCCCAAGGAAGGAGTCCCCGCAGTTCAGCTGGCCATGACCACGCTGCATGCCGGTGGTAAGTTTGACAACGATTCATACAAGGTTTCCGGTGGTCTGCATGGTGTCGGCGTATCCTGCGTCAACGCCTTGTCCGAGTTCATGGAGACCACGGTCAAACGCGATGGCACTACATACCGCATGAAATTTGAACGCGGCGCTGTTGTCCAATCCCTTGAGGAAGTCGGTCCGGCCGATTCCGTAGGAACCACCCAGCGTTTCCGTCCTGACGAGGAAATCTTCGAGGTCAACCAGTTCGATTATGATGTTCTGCGTAAACGTTTCAGAGAGTTGGCCTACCTCAACTCCGGTCTGGAAATCGAATTCAAGGATGAGCGTGCCCATGACAGCGAATCCGAAATATTCAAGTTTGACGGTGGTATTGTCCAGTATGTCAAGGATTTGAATGTCAATCAGAGCGCCATTGGTGAGATCGTGTACGGCGAAGGTGAATCCGAGAATATGGTTGTCGAGTTCGCGTTGCAATACACCTCTTCCTACAAGGAAAACACATACACATTCGCCAACAATATCCGCACTATTGAGGGTGGTACGCACCTGGCCGGTTACAAGACCGCGCTGACCCGTGCCATCAACAACTACATCCAGAACGCCGACCTGCCCAAGAAGCTGGTCAAGCGTCTCACCGGTGATGATGTTCGCGAAGGTCTGACATCAGTCATTTCCGTCAAGCTGCCTGATCCGCAGTTCGAGGGACAGACCAAGACCAAGCTGGGTAACTCCGAGGCAACCGGTCTTGTCTCAGGCGTCATTTACGAAAAGCTGAACATGTTTTTCGAAGAGAACCCCAAGGAAGCCCGCTTCATCATCGAGAAGGTTGTTGATGCATCCCGTGCTCGTGAGGCCGCCCGCAAGGCGCGTGATCTGGTTCGACGCAAGGGCGCGCTTTCAGACAACTCACTGCCGGGCAAGCTGGCCGATTGCCAGTCCAAGAACCCTGAGGATTCCGAAATATTCATTGTTGAGGGTGACTCTGCAGGTGGTTCGGCCAAACAGGGACGCGATCCAAAACACCAGGCCATCCTTCCCTTGCGAGGCAAGATTCTCAATGTCGAGAAAACGCGCATGCACAAGATGCTCGGCAACAAGGAAATCCGCGCCATGATCACGGCGCTGGGTATCGGTATCGGCCTTGAGGAGGATGAAAAGGACTTTGACAAGCTCCGCTATCACAAAGTCGTCATCATGACTGATGCTGATGTTGACGGTTCGCACATTCGGACATTGCTGCTGACATTCTTCTTCAGGCAGTACGAAGAGCTGATCAACCGCGGCAACCTCTACATCGCGCAGCCGCCTTTGTACCGCGCACACAAAGGAAAATTCGAGAAGTTTATCAAGGATGATATTGAGCTTGATAATTTCCTCATGGAAAAAGTCGGTACCGATGTGATCATCAAATCACAGTCCGGCGAAACCTTTGCCGAAGGAAATCTCATTGAACTCATGGATAAAGTCCGTTTCATTCGGTCCAAGTTCAATGAAGCCGAGACCGTCGGAATCGAACCTGGACTGTATCAGGCATTGCTCGATTACTCAGAGCGCATTTCCTTCACGCACTTTGAAGACAATGATCCCGAGGAATTCAAAAAGATTTTTGGAGACATGGGATACAAGGTCACCATTGATGTTGAGCATGATCACGAGTTGGACAAGGACCGCACCTACGTCATCTTTGAAAACGAAAACGGTCACCGCATGCGTCTGGCCATGGAGTTCTTTTACTCCAAGCTCTACAAACAGGGATATACGACCTACAGAGAGCTTATGGAAGCCTGTGGCGGGTTCGACTTCGCCCTGCAGCTCAAAGAAGCCGAGAAGCCTGTTTCCGGCCTTTTCACATTGTATGACGGTGTCATGGAAGAAGCCCAACGCGGCTGGCAGATTCAGCGCTATAAAGGTCTGGGTGAGATGAATCCGGATCAGCTCTGGGAAACCACTATGGATCCCACTAAGCGGACCATGCTTCAGGTCAATATCGAAGATGCGGCCGCGGCCAATGACATCTTTACCGACCTCATGGGCGACAACGTGGAACCCCGGCGCGAATTCATCGAAAAGAATGCACTTGCCGTGCAAGAACTGGATATCTAA
- the gyrA gene encoding DNA gyrase subunit A encodes MSDTITIESELKKSYLEYSLSVIIGRAIPDVRDGLKPVHRRILFAMHDLGNYHNRAYKKSARVVGDVIGKYHPHGDSAVYDALVRMAQDFSMRDMLVDGQGNFGSIDGDAAAAMRYTEVRMARLCSEFLGDIEKNTVDFRPNYDNTMQEPSVLPTKVPNLLLNGTTGIAVGMATNIPPHNLGELIDGSIYLLDNKDCTVESLMQWIKGPDFPTGGTVFGGQGLIDAYTTGRGSIKIRGVVEVEEAKKGRKECIVIKEIPFALNKSSLVEKIAALVHEKKIEGISDLRDESDRNGIRIAIDLKRGAIADIIINSLYKFTQLETSFGINMMAVVGKRPMLLNLKDVLRHFLDHRREVIIRRTKFDLDKCERRVHILEGLRIALDNIDEVVKLIRASASPDAARTALMDRFELSEIQAKAILDMRLQKLTGLEHDKLLEELAELMKKIEYFKSILENDEVLRGVIRDELREIKENYATPRKSELLSVDLDSIDIEDLIPDEETVITLSRRGYIKRTPLSNYTAQRRGGKGIAGVQTGDGDFIHTFMLTTNHQHLVLFTNLGKMFKIKVHQVPEGSRYAKGGHVNNLLPLEKDEHIATALSLREFQDDRFFLFVTKKGMIKRSSIGLYGNCRTTGIRAVNLKDNDELMDVREIDPNVDCILASREGSAIRFNINDARPMGRTTAGVKGMALRPNDEVVACVVTGDEERDQLLTVSEGGFGKRTTIDQYRVQTRGGKGILNMRLTNKTGKVISARMVNENDDVILLTTQNKVIRMSVSEVSQTRGRATQGVRLVRMDADNKVAGFDLVMDDDETLNETE; translated from the coding sequence ATGAGCGACACAATCACTATCGAAAGTGAACTCAAGAAAAGTTATCTTGAGTACTCCCTCTCAGTCATTATCGGGCGTGCGATCCCGGATGTGCGCGACGGGCTGAAACCGGTCCACAGGCGCATCCTGTTCGCCATGCATGACCTGGGCAACTACCACAACCGTGCCTACAAGAAATCCGCCCGTGTGGTCGGTGACGTCATCGGTAAATATCACCCGCATGGTGATTCTGCCGTGTATGACGCATTGGTCCGAATGGCGCAGGATTTCTCCATGCGCGACATGTTGGTGGATGGTCAGGGTAACTTCGGTTCCATCGACGGCGATGCCGCGGCGGCCATGAGGTATACCGAAGTCCGCATGGCCAGGTTGTGCTCCGAATTCCTTGGTGACATCGAAAAGAACACCGTTGATTTCCGGCCCAACTATGACAACACCATGCAGGAACCCTCGGTGCTGCCCACAAAGGTGCCCAACCTGCTCCTCAACGGAACAACGGGTATCGCGGTCGGTATGGCCACCAATATTCCGCCGCACAACCTGGGTGAGCTGATCGACGGTTCCATTTACCTGCTGGATAACAAGGACTGCACGGTCGAATCACTCATGCAGTGGATCAAGGGACCGGATTTCCCCACAGGGGGCACGGTCTTTGGCGGTCAGGGGCTTATCGATGCCTACACGACCGGTCGCGGGTCCATCAAGATTCGCGGTGTGGTCGAGGTCGAAGAAGCCAAAAAGGGCAGGAAAGAGTGCATCGTCATCAAGGAAATTCCCTTTGCACTGAACAAGTCCTCGCTGGTTGAAAAGATTGCGGCACTGGTTCACGAAAAGAAGATCGAAGGCATCTCCGACCTGCGTGACGAATCCGATCGAAACGGTATCCGTATCGCCATTGATCTGAAACGAGGCGCCATTGCCGACATCATCATCAACTCCCTGTACAAATTCACGCAGCTTGAAACGAGTTTCGGCATCAACATGATGGCAGTCGTGGGCAAACGTCCCATGCTGTTGAATCTCAAAGATGTGCTGCGGCACTTCCTGGATCATCGCCGCGAGGTGATTATCCGTCGCACCAAGTTCGATCTCGATAAGTGTGAACGCCGTGTCCATATTCTGGAAGGCTTGCGCATCGCGCTCGACAACATCGACGAAGTGGTCAAGCTCATCCGCGCATCCGCATCTCCCGATGCAGCGCGTACAGCCCTCATGGACCGTTTCGAACTCAGCGAGATTCAGGCCAAGGCCATTCTTGATATGCGTTTGCAGAAGCTCACCGGTTTGGAGCACGACAAGCTGCTCGAAGAATTGGCCGAGCTCATGAAGAAGATCGAATACTTCAAGTCCATCCTTGAAAATGACGAAGTCCTCAGGGGCGTCATTCGTGATGAACTCAGGGAGATCAAGGAAAATTACGCCACCCCGCGTAAATCCGAGCTGCTCAGCGTAGACCTGGATTCCATTGATATCGAAGACCTCATTCCTGATGAGGAAACAGTCATTACGCTGTCCAGGCGCGGGTATATCAAGCGCACTCCGCTTTCCAACTACACGGCCCAGCGTCGTGGCGGAAAGGGCATAGCCGGTGTGCAGACAGGCGACGGCGACTTCATCCATACCTTCATGCTGACCACCAACCATCAGCATCTGGTGCTGTTCACCAATCTGGGCAAGATGTTCAAGATCAAGGTGCATCAGGTGCCGGAAGGCAGCCGGTATGCCAAGGGCGGACATGTCAACAACCTGTTGCCCCTGGAAAAGGACGAACATATCGCCACCGCGCTGTCACTGCGCGAGTTCCAGGACGACCGGTTCTTCCTGTTCGTGACCAAGAAGGGCATGATCAAGCGTTCTTCCATCGGACTCTATGGCAACTGCCGGACCACCGGTATTCGCGCCGTGAACCTGAAGGACAACGATGAACTCATGGATGTGCGCGAGATCGATCCGAATGTGGATTGCATCCTCGCCAGCCGTGAAGGATCAGCCATTCGTTTCAATATCAACGATGCCCGACCCATGGGACGGACCACAGCAGGCGTCAAGGGCATGGCCCTCAGACCCAATGACGAAGTGGTTGCCTGTGTGGTCACCGGAGATGAAGAACGCGATCAGTTGCTGACCGTATCCGAAGGCGGATTCGGCAAACGGACCACCATTGACCAGTATCGTGTCCAGACACGCGGTGGTAAGGGTATTCTGAACATGCGTTTGACCAATAAGACCGGTAAGGTTATCAGCGCACGCATGGTCAACGAGAATGACGATGTCATCCTGCTGACCACACAGAACAAAGTCATCCGCATGTCCGTGTCCGAAGTCAGCCAGACCAGAGGCCGCGCCACGCAGGGTGTCCGACTGGTCCGCATGGACGCCGACAACAAAGTAGCAGGGTTTGATCTCGTCATGGACGATGACGAAACCCTCAATGAAACAGAATAA
- a CDS encoding tetratricopeptide repeat protein, with the protein MNKKISIFILIAFVAMLAACSIESSPGAYDIEHARDAYSKGFFLEAEKDYERYLQAEPQGEFRKEAWERLGEISITIKGDLDRAVVLLEAMYLELGEDQEFAWKTMFQLGGVYAELGNRSKAIDSYEKCLMLAAESPEHTYQTQLHMARLYRSIGSYDLVAETLENCAESAQDLNSKSHCLYELAQSYSFIGSWHQARKTLEALLAIPDISEETRALSIFLMADIYEYDRDYRKTRELLESILDTYPNRKVVESRLASLPEISPEPLPLLPPKQ; encoded by the coding sequence ATGAATAAAAAAATCAGCATATTCATCCTGATCGCATTTGTGGCAATGCTGGCGGCTTGTTCCATTGAATCGTCGCCGGGAGCCTATGATATCGAGCATGCACGCGATGCGTATTCCAAGGGCTTTTTCCTTGAAGCGGAAAAGGATTACGAGCGCTATCTGCAGGCTGAACCCCAAGGGGAGTTTCGCAAGGAAGCCTGGGAACGTCTGGGTGAAATATCCATCACCATCAAAGGTGATCTGGACCGCGCGGTCGTACTCCTTGAGGCCATGTATCTCGAATTAGGTGAAGATCAGGAATTTGCCTGGAAAACCATGTTTCAACTCGGTGGGGTGTATGCCGAGTTGGGGAATAGATCCAAGGCAATAGATTCCTATGAGAAATGCCTGATGTTGGCGGCGGAATCTCCTGAGCACACCTATCAGACACAGTTGCACATGGCTCGTCTGTATCGGTCCATCGGGAGCTATGATCTGGTGGCCGAAACCCTGGAAAACTGTGCTGAATCGGCACAGGATCTGAATTCCAAAAGTCATTGCCTCTATGAACTGGCGCAGAGTTACAGTTTCATAGGGAGTTGGCATCAGGCCAGGAAAACCTTGGAAGCATTGCTCGCCATTCCTGATATTTCCGAAGAAACGCGCGCGCTTTCCATCTTTCTCATGGCTGACATCTATGAGTATGATCGGGATTATCGCAAAACACGCGAACTGCTTGAGTCCATTCTGGACACATATCCGAATCGAAAAGTCGTGGAATCCCGGTTGGCCAGTCTCCCTGAGATATCGCCTGAACCACTGCCGCTGCTGCCCCCGAAACAGTAG
- a CDS encoding glycosyltransferase family 4 protein, with protein sequence MKIGLCTPFKPVDHPSISGDVTIARDLVSSVRDLGHEVVPLPYFPAKEIYRNKAKWLEAQHAMVKMARVAGQTDCWLTYGSYYKVPDIFGLALTHRLKLPYFILQASYAENRGRKIATWPGFRLNKRAMLQADHIFCNRRNDMRGCAKLLPEERYTFIPPGVPEGLLKRDEQAGNAFREAWGVGDSLVVETVAIMRAGVKAVGVQWMFHTCAELIEKGRDITLIVAGDGPLRGQLEAEGKALLGDRVRFVGLVPRNELGGFFSAGDLFAFPGLKESIGMLYLEAQMCGLPVVATDDEGAPMVVRHEQGGLLTRATEHEFTRGVDRLITDASLRRTLGSQAMQYVLDNHSSIESYRVMTGIMESIVNKGQPS encoded by the coding sequence GTGAAAATTGGTCTGTGCACGCCGTTTAAACCAGTGGATCATCCGTCCATATCCGGGGATGTGACCATAGCGCGTGATCTTGTCTCCAGTGTGCGAGATCTCGGTCATGAGGTGGTCCCGCTGCCGTACTTTCCGGCCAAGGAAATCTATCGCAACAAGGCGAAATGGTTGGAGGCACAGCACGCCATGGTGAAGATGGCCCGAGTGGCCGGTCAGACGGATTGCTGGCTGACCTATGGTTCCTATTACAAGGTCCCGGATATTTTCGGCCTCGCGCTCACCCACCGTTTGAAGCTGCCTTATTTCATTCTGCAGGCGAGCTATGCCGAGAATCGGGGCCGGAAGATCGCCACCTGGCCGGGGTTCCGGCTGAACAAGCGGGCCATGCTTCAGGCCGACCATATTTTTTGCAATCGGCGCAATGATATGCGCGGATGCGCCAAGCTTCTGCCGGAAGAGCGGTACACCTTCATTCCTCCCGGAGTGCCGGAAGGATTGCTCAAGCGCGATGAACAGGCCGGGAATGCGTTTCGAGAGGCATGGGGCGTCGGTGACTCGCTGGTAGTGGAAACAGTGGCGATCATGCGTGCCGGTGTCAAGGCAGTCGGAGTGCAATGGATGTTTCATACCTGTGCCGAATTAATTGAAAAAGGGCGGGACATCACTTTGATCGTGGCCGGTGACGGTCCTTTGCGGGGGCAGCTGGAAGCGGAAGGAAAAGCCCTGCTTGGGGATCGGGTACGGTTTGTCGGGCTGGTGCCACGGAACGAATTGGGCGGCTTTTTCAGCGCCGGTGATCTGTTCGCTTTTCCCGGACTGAAAGAATCCATCGGCATGCTGTATCTGGAAGCGCAGATGTGCGGATTGCCTGTGGTGGCAACGGATGACGAGGGCGCGCCCATGGTTGTCAGGCATGAGCAGGGCGGGCTGCTGACACGCGCGACAGAGCATGAATTTACAAGAGGAGTGGATCGTCTGATCACGGACGCGTCACTTCGACGGACGTTGGGGAGTCAGGCCATGCAGTATGTTCTCGACAACCACAGCAGCATAGAGAGTTACCGGGTAATGACCGGCATAATGGAATCCATCGTGAACAAGGGACAACCTTCATGA
- a CDS encoding histidine phosphatase family protein, producing MTTYFCMRHGLTEWNRESRIQGATDISLCDEGRDMARKWAGTLAGGGLQCILTSTLDRARETGAILNEVLGLPVYEDARLSEQEWGEWTGLTKTELKKLHKLVRKQESKGFDFRPPGGESRNELLMRACDALLEFPEDHDEESVLVVTHNGVLRALAYALTGLDYLPQDRNPLVEYRLHRFLCMDNELAVGELNMEL from the coding sequence ATGACCACATATTTTTGTATGCGCCACGGGCTGACCGAATGGAACCGCGAGAGCAGAATTCAGGGTGCGACCGATATCTCGTTGTGTGACGAGGGACGGGATATGGCCCGGAAATGGGCCGGTACATTGGCTGGCGGGGGGCTGCAATGCATCCTGACCAGTACGCTGGACCGGGCAAGGGAAACCGGCGCCATACTCAATGAAGTGTTGGGCCTGCCCGTGTATGAGGATGCCCGACTGAGTGAACAGGAGTGGGGCGAGTGGACCGGACTGACCAAGACTGAACTCAAGAAGTTGCACAAGCTCGTGCGGAAACAGGAAAGTAAAGGATTCGACTTCAGGCCTCCCGGCGGGGAGAGCCGGAACGAGCTGCTCATGCGGGCGTGTGACGCGCTTTTGGAGTTCCCGGAGGACCATGATGAGGAATCAGTGCTGGTTGTCACGCACAACGGCGTTTTGCGCGCTCTGGCGTATGCCCTGACCGGTCTGGACTACCTGCCGCAGGACAGGAATCCGCTCGTGGAATACCGGTTGCACCGTTTCCTGTGCATGGATAACGAGCTTGCCGTGGGTGAGCTGAACATGGAGCTGTGA
- a CDS encoding glycosyltransferase family protein, whose translation MRIVFYCQHVLGVGHMFRSLEIVKGLKDHEVILVTGGAEVDFDPPANMQQIQLPGLMMDAKFTRFIPLEEGAEVDEVLVRRLRQFKQIMAEQQPDIFMVELFPFGRKKFRFELLPILKKIRKGEYGKCKSVCSVRDILVEKDDMKRQVERVHGYLNPNFDHVLVHSDPKLVKLDETFPGVEGIVPEVHYTGYVARKSDPVETRTLSDELQLGDTPLIVTSVGGGHIGQDLRQGVMDASPVLHRTHPHRLVLFTGPYAPEAELEALQKQAEAHDHITVKRFTKRFLAYLKLAKLSVSLGGYNTTMNLLATNTFGLMYPFLQNREQNMRARRIEEKGGLKVITSDDLHVERLASLMADGLDRDAAPLGLDLNGGPNSAAILERVFEDM comes from the coding sequence ATGCGTATCGTTTTCTATTGCCAGCATGTGCTCGGCGTCGGCCATATGTTTCGCTCTCTGGAGATCGTCAAAGGGTTGAAGGACCATGAGGTCATTCTGGTCACCGGTGGTGCGGAAGTGGATTTTGATCCGCCTGCCAACATGCAGCAGATTCAACTGCCCGGCCTGATGATGGATGCGAAATTCACCCGCTTCATTCCCCTTGAAGAAGGAGCGGAAGTGGATGAAGTCCTGGTCCGTCGGCTGCGTCAGTTCAAACAGATCATGGCTGAACAGCAGCCTGATATTTTCATGGTCGAGCTGTTCCCGTTCGGTCGCAAAAAATTTCGTTTCGAATTGCTCCCGATCCTGAAAAAGATTCGCAAGGGCGAATACGGCAAATGCAAATCCGTATGCAGCGTGCGGGATATCCTGGTGGAAAAGGACGACATGAAACGCCAGGTGGAACGCGTGCACGGCTATCTGAATCCCAATTTCGATCATGTCTTGGTTCATTCGGATCCCAAGCTGGTCAAGCTGGACGAGACCTTTCCCGGCGTTGAAGGCATTGTGCCGGAAGTGCATTATACCGGATATGTGGCCCGCAAATCCGATCCGGTAGAGACCCGGACCTTGTCGGATGAGCTGCAACTCGGTGACACGCCGCTCATCGTCACATCCGTGGGCGGTGGTCATATCGGTCAGGACCTGCGGCAGGGCGTCATGGATGCGTCCCCTGTGCTGCACAGGACCCATCCGCACCGGCTCGTGCTGTTCACCGGTCCCTATGCTCCGGAAGCAGAGCTTGAAGCCCTCCAGAAACAGGCAGAAGCCCATGATCATATCACGGTAAAGCGATTTACCAAGCGGTTCCTCGCGTATCTTAAACTGGCGAAACTCTCGGTTTCATTGGGCGGATACAACACGACCATGAATTTACTGGCCACCAACACCTTTGGCCTCATGTACCCTTTCCTCCAGAACCGGGAGCAGAACATGCGCGCCCGGCGCATTGAGGAAAAGGGCGGACTCAAAGTGATCACCTCGGATGATCTGCACGTCGAACGGCTGGCTTCGCTCATGGCGGACGGGCTGGATAGGGATGCCGCACCGCTGGGACTGGACCTGAACGGGGGTCCCAATTCCGCAGCCATCCTTGAGCGGGTTTTCGAGGATATGTAG
- a CDS encoding enoyl-ACP reductase FabI: MLLKGKKALIFGVVNDRSIAYGIAKQFKEQGARLAFSYAADPIKRRLEPICEELEGEFMFKCDVTNDEEIEKGRSIVEEQWGDVDILVHSIAYANREDLKGRFIDTSREGYKVALEVSSYSLVSLCKAYETMLKPGASVLTMSYYGAGKVVANYNAMGVAKAALEACVRYLSVDLGDIGVRINAISAGPVKTMAASGISGFSTILGRIEEKAPLHRNITIDDVGKCALYLASDLSSGTTGDVIFVDSGYNIMGV, translated from the coding sequence ATGCTTCTCAAAGGCAAAAAAGCCCTCATATTCGGTGTGGTCAATGACCGCTCCATCGCCTATGGCATCGCCAAGCAATTCAAGGAACAGGGCGCACGCCTCGCATTTAGTTACGCTGCAGACCCCATCAAACGTCGTCTTGAGCCTATCTGTGAAGAGTTGGAAGGCGAGTTCATGTTCAAATGTGATGTGACCAATGACGAAGAGATCGAAAAGGGACGCAGCATCGTGGAAGAGCAGTGGGGAGACGTGGACATACTGGTTCATTCCATTGCCTATGCCAACCGAGAGGATCTGAAAGGCCGGTTCATCGATACCAGCCGCGAAGGCTACAAAGTGGCTCTCGAAGTCTCGTCCTATTCGTTGGTGTCCCTGTGCAAGGCGTATGAAACCATGCTCAAACCAGGGGCGTCCGTGCTGACCATGAGCTATTACGGCGCAGGAAAAGTCGTGGCCAACTACAACGCCATGGGTGTGGCCAAGGCCGCTCTTGAGGCCTGTGTGCGCTACCTGTCCGTGGATCTGGGCGATATCGGTGTGCGGATCAACGCCATCTCCGCCGGACCGGTCAAGACCATGGCCGCGTCAGGTATCTCCGGGTTCAGCACCATCCTCGGCCGCATAGAGGAAAAAGCGCCGCTGCACAGGAATATCACCATCGACGATGTGGGCAAATGTGCTCTGTATCTCGCTTCCGATCTCTCCTCCGGCACCACCGGCGATGTCATCTTCGTGGACTCCGGGTATAACATCATGGGTGTCTAG